The following are encoded together in the Halomonas halophila genome:
- the ctaD gene encoding cytochrome c oxidase subunit I produces the protein MASHLPPKSTTQHSQPASAGVAAEPHSPPGGLKRWLLTTNHKDIGTLYMLLSLAMFFIGGLFAMVVRAELFQPGLQLVEPEFFNQMTTMHGLIMIFGAVMPAFVGLANWMVPLQIGAPDMALPRLNNFSFWLLPVAFSLLLSTFFMPGGAPNFGWTSYAPLSTTYSPPSTTFFILSLHLAGISSILGAINIIATILNLRAPGMRLMDMSLFVWTWLITAFLLIAVMPVLAGVITMMLLDINFGTSFFDAAGGGDPVLFQHLFWFFGHPEVYIMILPAFGIVSVIIPTFARKPLFGYASMVYATASIAILSFLVWAHHMFTVGLPLVAELFFMYSTMLIAVPTGVKVFNWVTTLFRGSITFEPPMLFALAFVVLFTIGGFSGLMLAISPADFQYHDTYFVVAHFHYVLVPGAVFAIMAGVYYWLPKWTGHYPHLRLSQWHFWLSVIGVNLTFFPMHFAGLAGMPRRIPDYALQFADFNMITSIGAFLFGLSQLLFVVVVVMCVRGGEKAPACAWDGAEDLEWTVPSPAPLHTFETPPDFEPRRH, from the coding sequence ATGGCTTCGCACCTGCCTCCCAAGTCGACCACGCAGCACAGCCAGCCCGCCTCCGCGGGGGTGGCCGCCGAGCCGCACTCGCCGCCGGGGGGGCTCAAGCGCTGGCTGCTGACCACCAACCACAAGGACATCGGCACGCTCTACATGCTGCTGTCGCTGGCGATGTTCTTCATCGGCGGCCTGTTCGCCATGGTCGTCCGCGCCGAGCTGTTCCAGCCGGGGCTGCAACTGGTCGAACCCGAGTTCTTCAACCAGATGACCACCATGCACGGGCTGATCATGATCTTCGGCGCGGTGATGCCGGCCTTTGTCGGGCTGGCCAACTGGATGGTGCCGTTGCAGATCGGCGCACCGGACATGGCGCTGCCGCGGCTCAACAACTTCAGCTTCTGGCTGCTGCCGGTGGCCTTCTCACTGCTGCTGTCGACCTTCTTCATGCCCGGCGGGGCGCCCAACTTCGGCTGGACCTCCTACGCGCCGCTGTCCACCACCTATTCGCCGCCGTCCACCACCTTCTTCATCCTCTCGCTGCACCTGGCGGGCATCAGCTCGATCCTCGGGGCGATCAACATCATCGCCACCATTCTCAATCTGCGAGCGCCGGGCATGCGGCTGATGGACATGTCGCTGTTCGTGTGGACCTGGCTGATCACCGCCTTCCTGCTGATCGCGGTGATGCCGGTGCTGGCCGGGGTGATCACCATGATGCTGCTGGACATCAACTTCGGCACCAGCTTCTTCGATGCCGCCGGCGGTGGCGACCCGGTGCTGTTCCAGCACCTGTTCTGGTTCTTCGGCCATCCGGAGGTCTACATCATGATCCTCCCGGCCTTCGGTATCGTCTCGGTGATCATCCCGACCTTCGCGCGCAAGCCGCTGTTCGGCTACGCCTCCATGGTCTATGCCACGGCCTCCATCGCCATCCTGTCGTTCCTGGTCTGGGCGCACCACATGTTCACGGTGGGCCTGCCGCTGGTGGCCGAGCTGTTCTTCATGTACAGCACCATGCTGATCGCGGTGCCGACCGGGGTGAAGGTCTTCAACTGGGTGACCACGCTGTTCCGCGGCTCGATCACCTTCGAGCCGCCGATGCTGTTCGCCCTGGCCTTCGTGGTGCTGTTCACCATCGGCGGCTTCTCGGGGCTGATGCTGGCGATCTCCCCGGCGGACTTCCAGTATCACGACACCTACTTCGTGGTCGCGCATTTCCACTACGTGCTGGTGCCCGGCGCGGTGTTCGCGATCATGGCCGGCGTCTACTACTGGCTGCCCAAGTGGACCGGCCACTATCCGCACCTGCGGCTGTCCCAGTGGCACTTCTGGCTCTCGGTGATCGGCGTCAACCTGACCTTCTTCCCCATGCATTTCGCCGGGCTGGCCGGGATGCCGAGACGGATCCCCGACTACGCGCTGCAGTTCGCCGACTTCAACATGATCACCAGCATCGGCGCCTTCCTGTTCGGGCTGTCCCAGCTGCTGTTCGTGGTGGTGGTGGTGATGTGCGTGCGCGGCGGCGAGAAGGCGCCGGCCTGCGCCTGGGATGGCGCCGAGGACCTGGAATGGACGGTGCCGAGTCCGGCGCCGCTGCACACCTTCGAGACGCCACCCGATTTCGAGCCGCGGCGTCACTGA
- a CDS encoding DUF2970 domain-containing protein, which translates to MWRVISSVLAAFFGVQKEARRKEDFSRGGAGPFIVAGVLLAAALVVLIAVVAMLAAR; encoded by the coding sequence ATGTGGCGCGTCATCTCATCGGTACTGGCAGCCTTCTTCGGTGTACAGAAGGAGGCGAGGCGCAAGGAAGATTTCTCCCGTGGCGGGGCGGGGCCCTTTATCGTCGCGGGTGTGCTGCTTGCCGCCGCGCTGGTGGTGCTGATCGCCGTGGTGGCGATGCTGGCGGCTCGCTGA
- a CDS encoding CidA/LrgA family protein produces MPLILGMSMLLACQMLGELLARGLAVPIPGPVLGMVILLVALLVRGKVPDSLRTSGEGLLRYLTLLFVPAGVGVMVHGALIGRDILPILLTLVVSTALTLGVTAWVLSRLQGRLGKGGRG; encoded by the coding sequence ATGCCGCTGATATTGGGGATGAGCATGCTGCTGGCGTGCCAGATGTTGGGTGAGCTGCTGGCGCGGGGGCTGGCGGTACCGATCCCCGGGCCCGTGCTTGGCATGGTGATCCTGCTGGTGGCCCTGCTGGTGCGTGGCAAGGTGCCCGATAGCCTGCGAACCTCCGGCGAGGGCCTGCTGCGTTACCTGACGCTGCTGTTCGTGCCGGCCGGCGTCGGGGTGATGGTGCACGGGGCGCTGATCGGTCGGGACATCCTGCCGATTCTGCTGACGCTGGTCGTCTCCACCGCACTGACGCTGGGCGTCACGGCCTGGGTGCTGTCGCGCCTCCAGGGGCGGCTCGGCAAGGGAGGTCGCGGATGA
- the coxB gene encoding cytochrome c oxidase subunit II gives MSGAVLVMPATAALANGWNMPVGVTDLSRDIHGLHMAIFWICVVIGIVVFGALFYSLFRYRRSRGAQPARFHEHTTVEVIWTVVPLLILVAMAVPATATLKSMYDSSEADMEVMITGQQWRWRYEYRDDEVAFLSSLATPREQIAGQQAKGEHYLLEVDRPLVLPVDRKVRLLLTSDDVIHSWWVPELGVKQDAIPGFVNENWVRINEPGIYRGQCAELCGRDHGFMPVVVEAVEPERFDAWLAERQAEAAEAAMGLDREWAMEELMARGEQVYGTICASCHQPDGSGNPPVFPALAGNQALLDDRERHIETVIDGIAGSAMPGFANTLDPAEIAAVITYERNAWGNEAGDSVQPSAIAERLAD, from the coding sequence ATGAGCGGGGCCGTCCTGGTCATGCCGGCCACGGCGGCGTTGGCCAACGGCTGGAACATGCCAGTCGGGGTCACCGATCTGAGCCGTGATATCCATGGTCTGCACATGGCCATCTTCTGGATATGCGTGGTCATCGGCATCGTTGTCTTCGGAGCGCTCTTCTATTCGCTCTTTCGCTATCGCCGCTCCCGCGGCGCCCAACCCGCGCGTTTCCACGAGCACACCACGGTCGAGGTGATCTGGACGGTCGTGCCACTGCTGATCCTGGTGGCGATGGCGGTGCCTGCGACGGCCACGCTCAAGTCGATGTACGACTCCTCCGAGGCCGACATGGAGGTGATGATCACCGGCCAGCAGTGGCGCTGGCGCTACGAATACCGCGACGATGAGGTTGCCTTCCTCTCCAGCCTGGCGACTCCGCGCGAGCAGATCGCCGGCCAGCAGGCCAAGGGCGAGCACTATCTGCTCGAGGTCGACCGGCCGCTGGTACTGCCGGTCGACCGCAAGGTGCGCCTGCTGCTGACCTCCGATGACGTGATCCATTCCTGGTGGGTCCCGGAACTCGGCGTCAAGCAGGATGCCATTCCGGGCTTCGTCAACGAGAACTGGGTACGCATCAACGAGCCGGGCATCTACCGCGGCCAGTGCGCCGAGCTATGTGGCCGCGACCACGGTTTCATGCCGGTCGTCGTCGAGGCGGTGGAGCCCGAACGTTTCGATGCCTGGCTGGCCGAGCGCCAGGCAGAGGCCGCCGAGGCCGCCATGGGGCTCGATCGGGAGTGGGCCATGGAGGAACTGATGGCGCGCGGCGAGCAGGTCTACGGCACCATCTGCGCGTCCTGTCACCAGCCCGATGGCAGTGGCAACCCACCGGTGTTCCCGGCCCTGGCCGGCAACCAGGCGCTGCTGGATGACCGTGAGCGACACATCGAGACGGTGATCGATGGCATCGCGGGCAGCGCCATGCCGGGCTTCGCCAACACGCTGGATCCGGCGGAGATCGCCGCCGTGATCACCTACGAGCGCAACGCCTGGGGCAACGAGGCCGGCGACAGCGTTCAGCCCTCGGCGATCGCCGAGCGGCTCGCCGACTAG
- a CDS encoding DUF2909 family protein, translating into MLFKTLIALVFLAMVASLVAGAGFLIKDGGRSRRVLVSLKLRVVLATLLLVLLFYGFHVGHLDG; encoded by the coding sequence ATGCTATTCAAGACCCTGATCGCCCTCGTTTTCCTGGCCATGGTGGCGAGCCTTGTCGCCGGCGCCGGGTTCCTGATCAAGGACGGGGGCCGCTCGCGGCGCGTCCTCGTCTCCCTCAAGCTGCGCGTCGTGCTGGCGACGCTGCTGCTGGTCCTGCTCTTCTATGGCTTTCATGTCGGCCACCTAGACGGCTGA
- a CDS encoding SURF1 family protein, translated as MALGLGLGLWQWQRAADKRELLFRHETAPELENPTVLPPDGARLTLSGEYLGDETLFLDNRTHGNRLGVAALTPLRDEKGRLWLVERGFLATGPRRETPTVTTPEGTVTIGGRWQLAGDSAPLFGPNREGRRLQRMTLSAWPSLDEFAHDGWLHLETGPGRLESWWTPTVLPPERHQAYALQWWGLALAALVVMWLGGRRLIRDGRSSSVDVKPDPEE; from the coding sequence GTGGCGCTCGGACTGGGACTGGGACTATGGCAGTGGCAGCGGGCTGCCGACAAGCGAGAGCTGCTGTTCCGCCATGAGACGGCACCCGAGCTCGAGAATCCCACCGTATTGCCGCCGGACGGGGCACGCTTGACCCTGAGCGGCGAGTATCTCGGCGACGAGACGCTGTTTCTCGACAATCGCACTCACGGCAATCGGCTGGGCGTGGCGGCCCTGACGCCGCTGCGTGACGAGAAAGGGCGGCTGTGGCTGGTGGAGCGTGGCTTCCTGGCCACCGGCCCCCGTCGGGAGACGCCTACGGTGACCACGCCCGAGGGCACGGTGACGATCGGCGGACGCTGGCAGCTCGCCGGAGATAGCGCGCCGCTGTTCGGTCCCAATCGCGAGGGGCGACGGCTGCAGCGCATGACGCTCTCGGCCTGGCCGTCGCTCGACGAATTTGCCCATGACGGCTGGCTGCATCTAGAGACGGGCCCCGGGCGGCTCGAATCCTGGTGGACGCCCACGGTACTGCCGCCGGAGCGCCACCAGGCCTATGCCCTGCAGTGGTGGGGGCTGGCCCTGGCCGCGCTGGTGGTGATGTGGCTGGGCGGCCGGCGCCTGATACGCGATGGTCGTTCGTCGTCTGTGGACGTGAAGCCTGATCCCGAGGAGTGA
- a CDS encoding LrgB family protein, giving the protein MNVARLDQLWVYLSGNPLLSLLLTLGAFALAVRINKALGGTPLLHPVMLSIVLLIGSLLLLDMDYATYFEGAQFIHFLLGPATVALAIPLYDHRERVRRLLVPLVLACVTGIVTAVASTLGLALVLGARHETLMSLAPRSVTSPIAMGIAEQIGGIPSLAAGLVLLTGAIGCALGPVIFRLLRIQDPAIQGFAMGLSAHGFGTAQAFARLGAVAGAFSGLAMGITGLLTAFLLPPLVHLLGLG; this is encoded by the coding sequence ATGAACGTCGCGCGTCTGGACCAGCTGTGGGTCTATCTGTCCGGCAATCCGCTGCTGTCGCTGTTGCTGACCCTGGGGGCTTTCGCCCTCGCGGTGAGGATCAACAAGGCGCTGGGTGGCACGCCGCTGTTGCATCCGGTGATGCTGTCGATCGTCCTGCTGATCGGCAGCCTGCTGCTGCTCGACATGGATTACGCCACCTATTTCGAGGGTGCACAGTTCATCCACTTCCTGCTGGGGCCGGCGACGGTAGCGCTGGCCATCCCGCTTTATGACCATCGCGAGCGCGTCCGTCGCCTGCTGGTGCCGCTGGTGTTGGCCTGTGTGACCGGCATCGTGACCGCGGTCGCCAGCACCCTGGGACTGGCGCTGGTGCTGGGGGCCCGACATGAGACCCTGATGTCGCTCGCGCCGCGGTCGGTGACGTCGCCCATCGCCATGGGCATCGCCGAGCAGATTGGCGGCATACCTTCACTGGCGGCCGGACTGGTGCTGCTGACCGGCGCCATCGGCTGTGCGCTGGGGCCGGTGATCTTCCGCTTGCTGCGTATCCAGGACCCGGCGATACAGGGCTTCGCCATGGGGCTGTCGGCACATGGGTTCGGCACCGCCCAGGCGTTTGCTCGCCTCGGCGCGGTGGCCGGCGCCTTCTCGGGGCTGGCGATGGGGATCACCGGGTTGCTGACGGCCTTCCTGCTGCCGCCGCTGGTGCATCTGCTGGGGCTGGGCTGA
- a CDS encoding cytochrome c oxidase subunit 3, with protein sequence MSGGSYYVPASSKWPVLASLALGAMMVGTGTLLVFGVAGMPVMVVGLLAVLGVMTLWFRDVIRESRSGLYDAQMDRSFRWGMGWFIFSEVMFFAAFFGTLFYVRTFALPWLDGEGAKGVAALLWPDFTASWPLLEPPGEGIEGPRAVLSPWQLPLVNTLILVGSSITLTVAHEALKEGYRTTARHWLAGTVLLGLCFIVIQGVEYYEAYAHYGLTLQAGIYGATFFLMTGFHGLHVIIGTIILIAILVRVSRGHFSRDDHFGFEAAAWYWHFVDVVWIGLFTFVYVF encoded by the coding sequence ATGAGCGGTGGAAGCTACTACGTGCCCGCGTCGAGCAAGTGGCCGGTGCTGGCGTCGCTGGCACTCGGCGCGATGATGGTCGGCACCGGCACCCTGCTGGTCTTCGGGGTGGCCGGCATGCCGGTGATGGTGGTCGGCCTGCTGGCCGTGCTGGGGGTGATGACGCTGTGGTTCCGTGATGTCATCCGCGAGTCGCGCAGCGGGTTATACGACGCCCAGATGGATCGCTCCTTCCGCTGGGGCATGGGCTGGTTCATCTTCTCGGAGGTGATGTTCTTCGCGGCCTTCTTCGGCACGTTGTTCTACGTACGCACCTTCGCGCTGCCATGGCTGGACGGGGAAGGTGCCAAGGGCGTGGCAGCCCTGCTGTGGCCCGACTTCACCGCCTCCTGGCCGTTGCTCGAGCCCCCCGGCGAGGGCATCGAAGGGCCCCGTGCGGTGCTGTCGCCCTGGCAGTTGCCGCTGGTGAATACCCTGATCCTGGTCGGTTCCAGCATCACCCTGACGGTGGCCCACGAAGCACTCAAGGAAGGCTATCGCACCACGGCGCGACACTGGCTGGCCGGAACCGTGCTGCTCGGGCTGTGTTTCATCGTCATCCAGGGGGTCGAGTACTACGAGGCCTACGCCCACTACGGTCTCACCCTGCAGGCGGGTATCTACGGCGCCACCTTCTTCCTGATGACCGGTTTCCACGGCCTGCACGTGATCATCGGCACCATCATCCTGATTGCCATCCTGGTGCGGGTGTCGCGAGGGCATTTCAGCCGGGACGACCACTTCGGCTTCGAGGCGGCGGCCTGGTACTGGCACTTCGTCGACGTGGTATGGATCGGGCTGTTCACCTTCGTCTATGTGTTCTGA
- a CDS encoding methyl-accepting chemotaxis protein — protein MLASLVTLLSSPALESRKPRSPLAAALHRHTATVTFTPEGIIRQASRAFLSVLGYQASEVLGRHHRMFCDPETVNGREYGEFWAALARGEHRAGTFRRLDKRGREVWIEATYLPVMNRSGKHVDHVIKIASDVTEQHQAAMSRAALVEALGQSMAVIEFTPEGVVLDANPNFLAATGYEREQVLGQHHRLFCHEAFYEQHPDFWQRLAQGEFRQGKFERVTAFGEPLWLEATYNPVFDADGRVVRVVKFATDVTADVQAAEATRAAVVSARETSAQTEQITASGMAQLQDIVRECMASVDEMGSAREAVQALVAQAERINGITSEIARIAEQTNLLSLNATIEAAHAGEHGRGFAVVAGEVRQLAHRASESVGRIDDVLADNAAMVAQASEQMRSAVDKSQQIHAHVTDIERLVGEIRRGASDVTSSVDRLIADQAPDA, from the coding sequence ATGCTGGCTTCCCTCGTCACGCTTCTCTCGTCCCCCGCGCTCGAATCGCGCAAGCCCCGGTCGCCCCTGGCCGCTGCCCTGCACCGGCATACGGCCACGGTGACGTTCACCCCCGAGGGCATCATCCGTCAGGCGAGCCGGGCTTTCCTGTCGGTTCTCGGCTATCAGGCCTCGGAGGTGCTGGGCCGCCACCATCGGATGTTCTGCGACCCGGAAACGGTGAACGGCCGGGAATACGGAGAGTTCTGGGCGGCCCTGGCCCGAGGCGAGCACCGGGCCGGCACCTTCCGACGCCTCGACAAACGGGGGCGCGAGGTCTGGATCGAGGCCACTTATCTGCCGGTGATGAATCGGAGCGGCAAGCATGTCGACCATGTGATCAAGATCGCCAGCGATGTCACCGAACAGCACCAGGCGGCGATGTCGCGCGCGGCACTGGTCGAGGCACTCGGTCAGTCCATGGCCGTGATCGAGTTCACGCCGGAGGGTGTCGTGCTCGATGCCAACCCCAACTTCCTGGCCGCGACCGGCTATGAGCGTGAACAGGTCCTGGGCCAGCACCACCGCCTGTTCTGCCACGAGGCCTTCTACGAGCAGCATCCGGACTTCTGGCAGCGTCTGGCCCAGGGCGAGTTCCGTCAGGGCAAGTTCGAACGGGTCACGGCCTTCGGGGAGCCGCTGTGGCTGGAGGCCACCTACAACCCGGTCTTCGATGCCGATGGCAGGGTGGTACGGGTCGTGAAGTTCGCCACCGATGTCACGGCCGACGTGCAGGCCGCCGAGGCCACCCGTGCTGCCGTCGTCTCGGCCCGGGAGACATCGGCCCAGACGGAGCAGATCACGGCCAGTGGCATGGCGCAGCTGCAGGATATCGTTCGCGAGTGCATGGCGTCCGTCGACGAGATGGGGAGCGCCCGGGAGGCCGTGCAGGCACTCGTGGCCCAGGCGGAACGCATCAACGGCATCACCTCGGAGATCGCGCGAATCGCCGAGCAGACCAATCTGCTGTCGCTGAACGCCACCATCGAAGCGGCTCATGCGGGAGAGCACGGCAGGGGCTTCGCTGTGGTGGCGGGCGAGGTTCGCCAGCTGGCCCATCGGGCGAGCGAATCGGTGGGGCGGATCGACGACGTGCTCGCCGACAACGCCGCCATGGTGGCCCAGGCAAGCGAGCAGATGCGGTCGGCCGTGGACAAGAGCCAGCAGATCCATGCCCATGTGACGGACATCGAGCGACTGGTCGGCGAGATTCGGCGAGGCGCTTCGGATGTCACCTCGTCCGTCGACCGTCTGATCGCCGACCAGGCCCCAGACGCCTGA
- a CDS encoding amidohydrolase family protein, producing MPRSPDAHSGDILGPSQRVDVMTALKAMTIWPAWQQFEEADKGSIVPGKRADFVILSGDRLPSIPRPSISCRYWRPSMTATSSTRHRKTRALRGPTGRAVDRSGNRRAAPACHERGVRRRGEPVTCGMPRH from the coding sequence ATGCCACGCTCACCCGACGCACACTCCGGCGACATCCTCGGCCCTAGCCAACGGGTCGATGTGATGACGGCCCTCAAGGCGATGACGATCTGGCCCGCCTGGCAGCAGTTCGAGGAGGCCGACAAGGGCAGTATCGTCCCCGGCAAGCGTGCCGATTTCGTGATCCTCTCCGGCGACCGACTGCCGTCGATCCCGAGACCCTCGATCAGCTGCAGGTACTGGCGACCATCAATGACGGCGACGTCATCTACGAGGCACCGCAAGACGAGAGCCTTGCGAGGCCCTACCGGCCGCGCTGTCGACCGATCAGGGAACCGCCGAGCGGCTCCTGCATGCCATGAGCGAGGGGTTCGGCGCCGAGGCGAGCCGGTGACGTGCGGCATGCCCCGCCACTGA